A stretch of DNA from Leptospira barantonii:
TATGAACTTCCTCCAAAAACTGAGAACCTTTCATGCCGGGCATCACCTGATCGGCGATCACCACTTCGATAACGTAACCGGAACTTTGGATTTCTTCCATGAGAGCCAGACCGTCTTCCGCGCTACTCGCGGTTTCGATTTCGTGGCTTTCTCCGAATTCGTTCCTAAGTTGTTGCTGGATCGTTTCCAGCACCGATACTTCATCATCGACACAAATGATATAACCTTTATTCATAATCCCTGTTCCCAACTCGGAAAGTATCTTTAGAAAGAGAATTGCTTCGGCTTCCGTGGAAATGTCAAGAGGTTATAACGATTTCTGGAGAATAACTCCTTCCGACGAACCCGATTCAGTGCGAAGGAATCCCGAGAATCCGCGGAGAAAAGTAGTTCTTTAGATCTAATTCCGGATGTGCGACGCAAAATCGAATCCATTTTTCGATCTCGATTTTTTTCGGTTCTTCCGCGATCAAACCCTCCTCGATCTTTTTGGTTTCTGCGATTGAAATGTCAGACAACGGATCGGGTAGAAAAAGTTCCGGAGATTCTTTTTTTAGGACCTCTAAAATGGAGAATCTTCGATCCCAGGATTTGGATTTTTGAAATCGGAGTTTGGAAAAACTTTCCTTTCGGGAAAGAAAGGATCGATCGTATGTTTCGTAACCGCTTCCTCGACAATGCGTTTTGCCGCCGGATCTTTGAAAGTCCACACCTTTCAGAATCATTCTTCCGTATTGCAACTGTTTGGCGAAGGAAACCGCGAGTCCTGCCATATTCAAGGACGGATTTTCGAGGATCGGAGCGTTCGGAAAATAAAGCGACCTGAGAATCTGATCCAAAGGATGTGTGGAAAAGTAGATCCATTTCGGGTTGGGAAGATCGAACAGATACGCGGAGCCGCCGAGCCAGGTCAGAATGGGGACTTGTTTGGGAAGAATATTCCGAAAATGGAATAGAGTTCCTCTTGAAGAATCGATGCTCAAAACCGCGTTCGGAACGATTCCCGCGTTTAAGATCCAACCCAAAGAAGTGTCCGAAGCGAGAATATGAAAACGATTTCGGTTTTTCAAAATCCAATCGGTTTCCTCTTCGAGGGAAGGGCTCGCGCCCGTAAAAAGAAGGGTTTGGTCCCGAAAAAAATTCTCCTTTGCTCCAACGAGAATCGATGAAGAATTCGAATTTTCGAATATTCGAGAAAGATTGCGAACCTCGTTGCGAACCCAGATTTTCTGAAAGTAATTCTTTGCCGCTTGGTTTTGCGCGTTGCCGGAAGCGGAAGCCGTTTTGAGAGAATCCAAAAAACCGAGAGCGAGATCGCTGAACTTTCTGGAATAAACCGGATGGATAAACGGAGAAACCTTGTTCGTTCCATCGAAAAGCCAATGTGTTAAGGGTTTGGATAAGAATTCTTCCAAACCGAATACCATTTTGATTTTATGACCTTGTTCTATGTATGATTTTAAAATTCCGTCCGAGAATTTTCCCGCGATTTGTTTTAATGCGACAATGGGTTCGAGTATGAGAAGGTTTACGGGGCGAGGGGATCGTTTGAGATAGGATTCCACGTGATACCCCAAACCGAATCCGAAGATCAAAATGGTTTCCGTATCGGTTTGTTGGATCGGGATTTGTTCGGAGATTCGATCTCCTTCGGACGTAGGATTGAAGCGGGAATGAAAAAGGAAACCCGATTGGGTTTCCTCTAAGTTTAAAGTGCCGTTTGGATTGGAAATGAGCCGGTAGATGATCTTAGGAACCCCTCAGTCCTCTTCCTTTTTGGGTT
This window harbors:
- a CDS encoding 6-hydroxymethylpterin diphosphokinase MptE-like protein, which codes for MIFGFGLGYHVESYLKRSPRPVNLLILEPIVALKQIAGKFSDGILKSYIEQGHKIKMVFGLEEFLSKPLTHWLFDGTNKVSPFIHPVYSRKFSDLALGFLDSLKTASASGNAQNQAAKNYFQKIWVRNEVRNLSRIFENSNSSSILVGAKENFFRDQTLLFTGASPSLEEETDWILKNRNRFHILASDTSLGWILNAGIVPNAVLSIDSSRGTLFHFRNILPKQVPILTWLGGSAYLFDLPNPKWIYFSTHPLDQILRSLYFPNAPILENPSLNMAGLAVSFAKQLQYGRMILKGVDFQRSGGKTHCRGSGYETYDRSFLSRKESFSKLRFQKSKSWDRRFSILEVLKKESPELFLPDPLSDISIAETKKIEEGLIAEEPKKIEIEKWIRFCVAHPELDLKNYFSPRILGIPSH